From the genome of Xyrauchen texanus isolate HMW12.3.18 chromosome 22, RBS_HiC_50CHRs, whole genome shotgun sequence, one region includes:
- the LOC127662729 gene encoding grainyhead-like protein 3 homolog has protein sequence MTKEIEALMVQQNESFSYSRYSDNYIMDSWPYVDSGELNKNKARLSSDDELTRNLIYDTCKTPKEQKMTSCARESSMYKTMERIPNSSPPELATLENAHIMKLLSENISLSQSKQLLPGTDSYMGDSYDKQVINNIFDSLLLTASQKSWQPDQTYSDVNPEPLAYSSAFVGQTSPVYSESYSNSPPERYRNDFQFVLGAPQASQNKTTEIPVVYLNKGQFYPITLQGVDSTAGVSCSKVKTVIMAVFENDKSPEMQLKYWNHWHARQPTVKQRVIDIADYKEVFSGLSNVEEVAFNALSFIWNTNEEAKVHIGVNSLSTDFSSQKGVKGLPLNLQIDTYDFSTGSNHLIHRAVCQVKIFCDKGAERKMRDEERKRSKRRTKNVADSSNNGRKQALVSSSVGKDCTYFKTLEDHVTQPVLFIPEMHFSTMQRCGLVAPVNLEERDRTSLKRVNCYTESGDQSSSPPIKQARQDEQQRVLLYVRRETEEAFDALMLNTPTLKGLREAISEKYGMQEDTIGKIFKKCKRGIFVNMDDNIIEHYSNQSAFLIEISEVMVNHFQITLMEL, from the exons ATGACCAAGGAGATTGA GGCTCTCATGGTACAACAGAACGAGAGTTTCAGCTACTCACGCTATTCAGACAATTACATTATGGATTCTTGGCCCTACGTAGACAGCGGTGAGCTCAACAAGAATAAAGCAAGGCTGTCATCAGATGATGAACTTACCCGCAATCTTATCTATGACACCTGCAAG aCCCCAAAAGAGCAGAAGATGACATCATGTGCCCGTGAAAGCAGCATGTACAAAACCATGGAGAG gatACCAAACAGTTCTCCTCCTGAACTAGCAACACTAGAGAATGCTCACATAATGAAGCTGCTTTCTGAGAATATTTCCCTTAGTCAATCAAAGCAACTGTTGCCAGGCACTGACAGCTACATGGGGGACAGCTATGATAAGCAAGTCATCAACAACATCTTCGACTCTCTCCTACTCACAGCATCACAGAAATCATGGCAGCCTGACCAAACCTATTCTGATGTTAATCCAGAG CCTCTTGCCTACAGCAGTGCCTTTGTGGGACAGACAAGTCCTGTGTACTCAGAATCCTATTCCAACTCTCCTCCTGAAAGATACAG GAATGACTTCCAATTCGTTCTTGGTGCCCCACAAGCTTCCCAGAACAAGACTACAGAAATACCCGTAGTGTACCTCAACAAGGGGCAGTTCTACCCTATCACCCTGCAGGGAGTGGACAGCACTGCTGGAGTGTCATGCAGCAAAGTAAAA ACTGTGATCATGGCTGTGTTTGAGAATGACAAAAGTCCTGAGATGCAACTGAAGTACTGGAACCACTGGCACGCTCGACAGCCTACCGTTAAACAGAGAGTCATTGATATTG CTGACTACAAGGAAGTCTTCAGTGGATTGAGTAATGTAGAGGAGGTTGCTTTCAACGCACTGTCGTTTATCTGGAACACCAACGAGGAGGCGAAG GTGCACATTGGTGTTAATTCTCTGAGCACTGACTTCTCCTCACAGAAGGGGGTCAAAGGTCTTCCTCTGAACCTTCAGATAGACACATATGATTTCAGCACAGGGAGCAACCATCTCATTCACAGAGCCGTGTGTCAGGTCAAGATCTTTTGTGATAAG GGAGcagagagaaagatgagagacgaGGAAAGGAAGAGATCCAAGAGGAGGACCAAGAATGTGGCAGACTCCAGCAACAATG GTCGTAAGCAGGCCCTGGTCTCCAGCTCTGTTGGAAAGGACTGCACCTACTTTAAAACTCTAGAGGATCACGTCACACAACCTGTCTTATTCATCCCTGAGATGCACTTCAGTACTATGCAACGCTGTGGCCTG GTGGCCCCTGTCAACTTGGAGGAAAGAGACCGGACATCACTGAAACGTGTTAACTGCTACACAGAAAGTGGCGACCAGAGCAGCTCCCCACCAATCAAACAAGCTCGCCAGGATGAGCAACAAAGAG TTCTCCTGTACGTCAGGCGAGAGACTGAGGAAGCGTTCGATGCGCTCATGTTAAACACGCCAACCCTCAAGGGCCTGAGAGAAGCG ATTTCAGAAAAGTACGGAATGCAAGAAGACACCATTGGGAAAATCTTCAAGAAATGCAAACGAGG GATCTTTGTGAACATGGATGACAACATCATCGAGCACTACAGCAACCAATCTGCCTTCCTCATCGAAATCTCTGAAGTCATGGTCAACCACTTCCAGATCACACTCATGGAGTTATAA